From Natrinema sp. CBA1119:
GATAACAGTTGCACCGTGACGACCCAGTTCACGTGCGATCCCGCGTCCAATACCACATGAGCCGCCGGTGACGAGACACGTCCGGCCCGCAAGTGGTTGGCGAGACGGCTGTTCCAGTTCGGGTGGCCGCTCTTTCTGTTTGACACTCATTGTTGTCGCTCCAGCAGGGGCTGCTGATCGTCCTGGGAATCATACGTGACGATCTCTCCTGTGTCTGTGTCGACTGCAGTAAGCCACTCGTCGACGGTGTATGTCCGCGCGGTGTCTGTCCGTAGCTGTTCCGTATAGGGGACAACTCCCTGGAGAGACGTTTTCTCCTGATCTTCCGCAGCGGCCTCGCCTTCGTAGAGTGCCAGCGCCACGATCGGGACACGTACGCGTTCACGCGGTTCGTCGGCGCTGATGCCGAGTGGCGACGAGGGAACCTCCTGTCGCCGGAACGCTGGCTCGAGCGTCACACCGTGTTGGTCGGCCCACCGCTCGAACTCGGCGATGAGCCCATGTCGTGTCGGCTTCCCTGTGTCGTCCGATTCGCCGACCGCATGGTGTTCCGGCGGCCACGGAACAATCTGACAGGTGCCAATCTGCCCGTGGTCGCAGAGTTGCTGCAGCCGTTCGACGATCGTGGTGATCGTCTCGGCAGTCGGTCCCGGAACAGCAGACCGTACGTAACAGGTAACCTGGAGGTCAGCCTGTGGACTGGTCGGGACGATCGGTGATTCGGCGAACTTACCGGCTGACATACCCAGCCTCCGTCCAGTGGACGAGATCCATCTCAGCAAGCGACTCGAGGACAGCAAGGAGCGTCAGTTTCGGCAACCCCAGGAGTTGCTGGAGGTCAGTCGCTGTCGCGTCCTCCATGATGAGCAGGGCCAGATAGACCAGTTTGGCCTGTGGTGATACGAGTTTATCCGGTACCGCGATCGACTGTTCACTCGTGGACATCACGGCTAACTGCCACGTAGGCATATTTAAATTCCGATGATATAAACAGGACCACAGTTGTCTATGAAACCACCCAATGGTACAGGGATAATTGGGCAATATTGAAGGAATATAAACTAGCTAAAGGTGGATACCTGACCCTTGATAACCTTACTCATAGACATTTCACTCTGTATAGGATATCACCTTCTAATCAAGGAAAGCAGCTGCCTATGACACTGATTGCGGACGTGACCAGTACCAGTAGAATATTCTCTCTGTACAAACAGCGATCACTCTCTCGAAAACCGATGAACTATTCCACGAGCTATCGAGACAAGGACTGGACACCTTGTTTGTTTCCGGCAGAGGATGGGTAGTGTTAACTTAGACATGATTCCACCAGACGGCGTGGGCCTGAAGCCAAGTTTCTGCGGTGGCTGGATCGACGTGGCTAAAACAGTTTGAGAACGAAGAGGTTCGTCGTTCTATCTCACGAAAGATACGTTCGACCTGATTTCTATAGCCGTGTGGCTGAATGCGGTAGCTGAGCCCTTCTCGGCGAAGTCCACCGATGAGATCGTCGGCGTCATCGACGAGAAACACGGCATCTTTGATGTCGTGTTTCTCGGCCAGCTCAGTGAGAAATTCTCGCGCAATCGCGATCGTATACGTTGGAAACAGCCGTGAATGCAGAATTCGATTGGTTGCTGGATCAACTGCGGCATACAGCCAGTACTGTTCGTCATTGATCCGGATCGCTTTCTGATCGACCGCGACTCGATCCGGGCTCCCCCCACCTCTGGGCTGTAGATCAGCCTTCTGCACCCAGTTATGAACTGCTGTCCGACTGCGCTCGACACCCAAATCCTCGAGAAGAATAACTGTATTCGAAAGTGATAGTCCTGCAGATGGTGGCGAATACCCTTTTCAATGATCGTACGGGGTGTCCGCTCTCGCTGCACAAACTCCAAGTCAATCCAGTCAGTAGATTCGGTGAGGCGGTCGGTTTCGGCCATGAGCATCCGAATCTTCGACCGCCTCATTCCTAAGTTAACACCACCAGCGAGAGCGGGAACACCTACACGGTCGATGTTGAGGCAGGGACGTGTACCTGCCCAGATTGGGAACAACGCCAGCCCACCGATGGTTGCAAGCATCTCAGACGTGTTGATCTCGAGATCCGAACTGGGCTCACCCCCGCTCCGGATGGGACGTTCAATCGATGACAGTAGTTGAGAAGACAATTTCTTTATTCAGAGTTGCTCAGGGAACTCGCGTTCAGTACAGGTAACAGAGTGAGCAGCTAGCTCGATCACTCAGAGCATCACGACAGACATACTCATCAGTCTAGCGACTCGGTTGACCATCTCTATCGCTCTTTTTTCTCTTCATATAAAGTTCCGTACTACCGAATAACACTAGACCCAAGGTTACGAACCACAGCACAATGGCTCCAAATGCAAACGGAAGAGAGGTAAACATCATTACATAGGGGTAGATAAACGATGCTACAACAATTCCGAATCCACCCTTTGCAAATGAAAGTACTCGATTCGGATGGGTATGGTAGTGAAACGTAGTGAACAGAATAAGGAATATGGAGTACAGTCCAAACAAGAACGCTTTGTGGAGAAAAACAAACATTTCATCAAGTGAAGAACCAGTAGAAAACGTTGCATCTGCGGTCCGGGTGAGATAGACATCGCCGTTGTCTTCTACAACACCATATTGCTCAGTACTGTCCGTCATGAAACCTCCTACTTCGACTTCTACCGTACGAGTCATCTCAGATGGAAAATCTGGTGGTTCCGAGTACTCATTGCAAATAAGAAGAAAATCAGCACAGATATTGACCTGCCCAAGCTCTTGCCAGCCATCAGATTCGCTTATAGGATGCTCCTTTGACTGTTGGAATGCTTGCTGTGCGCTAGGCGAAAGGTCCTCTACAGGCGTTGGATTAGCTGTGCGGAGACTTGGAGACTCCATAGTCTCGTTGAACGATTCTGTGGACTCGTGAGTAATCGCATACGATGAATCAGACTCGCTATACAGCGGGGCAAATGTACCGGGATAACCAATGCTCCCTATCATGAGAAGGATAACAAGCAATGGAAACAGAGGAATGGACCGGTTATTCATATCATGTTCCTTAATTTCAATTGATAAGTATTTTCTGTTGTGAATTTGGGATGTCTTTTTCTCTACTAACCGCTCAGTTCGCATCTGTAGTTACCGTTCAGTACAGCGAGACAGTTCAGCAGAGAGGTGACGACAGTAGTTGCCCTCAGGCTCTAACTCGCGCGATCTTGCCGTCTCGTAGCCACGCCTCGTATCGGTCCATGAGTCCGCGTGAGTCGCGCAGGCGGAGCAACGTGTGCGGGAAATCCCCCGGAAGCATCACGTCGAGAGTGTAGAGCGCTTCGTCGTCGAGACCGCCGTTCTCGCGGCGTGGCTGGACCAGCGTCTCACACTCCTTCCCGAACGCGGGCGCGTGGCCTGCCTGGTGGACGCGCAACACCTGCGGCGCGTTCGGGCACACGTACACCTCTTTTTCGAGCGTGTAGCCACGGAGACAACGCGTTTTCAGCCATACGCGCAGCCCGCGGACGAACGCCCCTGAGTCGATAGCTCGATCGGGGCCCCCGCCGGGGCCGTGGGGGGCGTCGAAGGCCTTGATGTACTGGTACCAGTCGAGTTCGTACTCGCTGAGTGCGGGGTCGTCGCGCTCTTCAGTTCCGGGTCCGTCTCTTGCTGCCTGGATCGACGAGATGGCCCAGTGCCACAGCGACAACACGGCGATGGCGAGGCCACC
This genomic window contains:
- a CDS encoding helix-turn-helix domain-containing protein, which translates into the protein MSTSEQSIAVPDKLVSPQAKLVYLALLIMEDATATDLQQLLGLPKLTLLAVLESLAEMDLVHWTEAGYVSR
- a CDS encoding HTH domain-containing protein, producing the protein MSAGKFAESPIVPTSPQADLQVTCYVRSAVPGPTAETITTIVERLQQLCDHGQIGTCQIVPWPPEHHAVGESDDTGKPTRHGLIAEFERWADQHGVTLEPAFRRQEVPSSPLGISADEPRERVRVPIVALALYEGEAAAEDQEKTSLQGVVPYTEQLRTDTARTYTVDEWLTAVDTDTGEIVTYDSQDDQQPLLERQQ